Proteins from one Salvelinus namaycush isolate Seneca chromosome 34, SaNama_1.0, whole genome shotgun sequence genomic window:
- the LOC120029053 gene encoding protein FAM124B-like → MLRRSILFNGTVDENVDSGAETAESDCSKMTSSSSELLASRVQEPLMMSMHLLANPGDSLLLQHTLDRLLRWVCPSLRLFHVSERACPLRDYARSRLCPVAGYPSLAVTVFLHEAYGEERILRVLDFLQRPPWQYHHTESCGGRTGGVHITSSTSPANALLRPYLLPSRDFYSLGTGMPVWGVRPVHCGGEMLRVTLYSSYDNFDDAVRLYETVLQRQVEEQKTGFCWFTLYTEPGLCLQLALKQLSPGVRVEACNSAVLQFRVEEMGQLVPLLPNPCTPISATRWQTEDLDGNKILFQVKAPEQPQRPLTCAFPLTCPSVSPRGLLRSVVSPPPAAHTLQPCGQMTPVTRPGNRPRTDPGLDRPVLPGGLRCGGGGESMGSDSCYSTPPGSSCYSSQRSSPATLSVNHPHESSPLSCSASPARPSLSISHLLLEEEEEPETNVDTGVPVTTTPRSDTDFTMATSSRDTGASVTPRSERPAAVGASALESLARELSACLPEAHTPPPHHRTWVVSSSAKAASPGCREGSPAWDSSVINWASPGQSHSRGPVGPQTPAKPAAKALSPTHSTDPIDEFFI, encoded by the exons ATCTGATTGCAGTAAGATGACATCATCAAGCA GTGAGCTACTGGCCAGTCGGGTCCAGGAGCCCCTGATGATGAGCATGCACCTGCTGGCCAACCCTGGGGACTCGCTCCTGCTGCAGCACACCCTGGACCGCCTCCTCCGCTGGGTGTGCCCCAGCCTGCGCCTCTTCCACGTCTCCGAACGGGCCTGCCCCCTCCGCGACTACGCCCGCTCCCGCTTGTGCCCCGTGGCCGGGTACCCCTCCCTGGCTGTGACCGTCTTCCTCCATGAGGCCTACGGTGAGGAGCGCATCCTCCGGGTGCTGGACTTCCTGCAGCGCCCCCCCTGGCAGTACCACCACACGGAGAGCTGCGGTGGGAGGACCGGGGGCGTCCACattacctcctccacctccccggCCAATGCCCTGCTCCGGCCCTACCTCCTGCCCAGCCGAGACTTCTACAGCCTGGGCACGGGGATGCCTGTGTGGGGGGTGCGCCCGGTGCACTGCGGCGGGGAGATGCTGCGGGTGACGCTCTACAGCAGCTACGATAACTTTGACGACGCGGTGCGGCTTTATGAGACGGTGCTGCAGAGGCAGGTGGAGGAGCAGAAGACTGGGTTCTGTTGGTTTACGCTCTACACGGAACCGGGGCTGTGTCTGCAGCTGGCTCTCAAACAACTCTCCCCAGGGGTCAGGGTGGAGGCCTGCAACTCAGCTGTGCTGCAGTTCAGGGTGGAGGAGATGGGTCAGCTCGTGCCCCTGCTGCCCAATCCGTGCACGCCCATCAGCGCCACACGCTGGCAGACCGAAGACCTGGACGGGAACAAGATACTCTTCCAG GTGAAAGCCCCAGAGCAGCCTCAGCGACCCCTGACCTGTGCCTTCCCTCTGACCTGCCCCAGCGTCTCGCCCAGAGGGCTATTGAGGAGCGTCGTGTCCCCCCCGCCAGCAGCCCACACCCTGCAGCCCTGCGGCCAGATGACCCCAGTGACCCGTCCAGGGAACAGGCCGCGCACCGACCCAGGCCTAGATAGGCCTGTTTTACCCGGGGGTCTGcggtgtgggggagggggggaaagCATGGGCTCAGACAGCTGCTACAGCACCCCTCCAGGCAGCTCCTGCTACTCATCTCAGCGCAGCAGTCCCGCCACGCTATCCGTTAACCACCCCCACGAATCCTCCCCTCTCTCATGCTCCGCCTCCCCGGCGCGGCCCTCCCTGTCCATCTCCCATCTACtgctggaggaggaggaagagccgGAGACCAACGTGGACACGGGCGTCCCCGTGACAACGACCCCACGCTCGGACACAGACTTCACCATGGCGACCAGCTCGAGGGACACAGGCGCCTCGGTGACGCCGCGTTCCGAGAGACCAGCCGCTGTGGGGGCCTCTGCCCTGGAGAGCCTGGCAAGGGAGCTGAGTGCCTGTCTACCGGAAGCTCACACACCTCCACCCCACCACAGGACTTGGGTTGTGAGCAGCTCTGCCAAAGCTGCCAGTCCCGGGTGCAGGGAAGGGTCACCAGCCTGGGATAGCAGTGTTATCAACTGGGCATCGCCGGGTCAGAGCCACTCCAGGGGGCCTGTGGGGCCACAGACTCCTGCTAAGCCAGCAGCAAAGGCTCTGTCACCCACACACAGCACAGACCCAATAGATGAGTTCTTCATCTGA